One Firmicutes bacterium CAG:345 DNA segment encodes these proteins:
- a CDS encoding putative uncharacterized protein (product inferred by homology to UniProt), with amino-acid sequence MVNKNVIEYKNLCAFHPGYYIEELVEEYGITQNEFALRMGTTPKTLSELINGIANLSNDLAKKLSVMTGTSVELWLNLQSSYDQKLIEISKEKDFDEQKEVLKQIDYSYFVNVANLPKTNNSSEKIANLCKYFTISDLRILKKQDFLVNYRTSLNSTSEKNIINSQAWLQTAINFSKSVETKKYDENKLKNYLPTLRSMTIDEPENFLPKIKEILSECGVAFVLLPHLKNSGINGAVKWINEDRVVLAMNNRKLNAYIFWFSFFHEIKHVFQRKLKTTFISCTDTEMVERNKKLEEEADNFSANYLIKKEDLTKLSLTKYITDEEIKAFAKKIGIHPGIVAGRLQHEGILPMTRCAKLKTQYFIN; translated from the coding sequence ATGGTCAATAAAAATGTAATTGAATATAAAAATTTATGTGCATTCCATCCAGGATATTATATTGAAGAATTGGTTGAAGAATATGGAATTACGCAAAATGAATTTGCTTTGCGTATGGGTACAACTCCAAAAACTTTAAGTGAATTAATTAATGGGATTGCCAATTTATCTAATGATTTAGCCAAAAAACTATCAGTAATGACGGGAACAAGTGTAGAGTTATGGTTAAATCTTCAAAGTTCATATGATCAAAAATTAATTGAAATTTCTAAAGAAAAAGATTTTGATGAACAAAAAGAAGTGTTAAAGCAAATTGATTATAGTTATTTTGTCAACGTTGCTAATTTGCCTAAAACAAATAATTCTTCTGAAAAAATAGCTAATTTATGTAAATACTTTACAATTTCAGATTTGCGAATTTTAAAAAAACAGGATTTTCTTGTTAATTATCGAACATCTTTAAATTCAACTTCGGAGAAAAATATCATTAATTCTCAAGCTTGGTTGCAAACCGCAATAAATTTTTCAAAATCTGTTGAAACAAAAAAATATGATGAAAATAAACTTAAAAATTATTTGCCAACACTTAGAAGCATGACAATAGATGAACCTGAAAATTTTTTACCTAAAATTAAAGAGATTTTATCAGAATGTGGTGTTGCTTTTGTATTATTGCCACATTTGAAAAACTCTGGAATTAATGGCGCTGTAAAATGGATCAACGAAGATAGAGTAGTTTTGGCAATGAATAATAGAAAACTTAATGCTTATATTTTCTGGTTTTCATTTTTTCATGAAATAAAGCATGTATTTCAAAGAAAATTGAAAACAACTTTTATAAGTTGTACAGATACTGAAATGGTAGAAAGAAATAAAAAGTTAGAAGAAGAAGCTGATAATTTTTCAGCAAATTATTTAATCAAAAAAGAAGATTTAACTAAACTTTCTCTAACAAAATATATAACAGATGAAGAAATAAAAGCTTTTGCTAAAAAGATAGGAATTCATCCAGGTATTGTTGCTGGTAGATTACAGCATGAAGGAATACTTCCTATGACAAGATGTGCTAAATTAAAAACACAATATTTTATTAATTAA
- a CDS encoding putative uncharacterized protein (product inferred by homology to UniProt), with protein MWMTIIYKNKKVEKDFSSKYKKLWKYPSEVKRKLEAIENFIKSSNSFKDLANYPTLHLERLKGNRKNEWSIRVGNTGYRITLIPCDDEQNELIDGDILNRCEFIKIVKITEVSKHYGQ; from the coding sequence ATGTGGATGACAATTATATACAAGAATAAAAAAGTAGAAAAAGATTTTAGTTCAAAGTATAAGAAATTATGGAAATATCCTAGTGAAGTTAAACGAAAGTTAGAAGCAATTGAAAATTTTATAAAAAGCTCTAATTCATTTAAAGATTTAGCTAATTATCCAACTCTTCATTTAGAACGCTTAAAAGGAAATAGAAAAAATGAATGGAGTATAAGAGTAGGAAATACAGGTTATAGGATTACTTTGATTCCATGCGATGATGAACAAAACGAATTAATAGATGGAGATATTCTTAATAGGTGTGAATTTATTAAAATTGTAAAAATAACGGAGGTTTCGAAACATTATGGTCAATAA